The Raphanus sativus cultivar WK10039 chromosome 6, ASM80110v3, whole genome shotgun sequence sequence ATGGTTAACTTAGATTGTATGCTGTTTCAGATCTAACTGTCTTCTAAATCTTTTCACGGAATCAAATCTTTTACATAAAACAACCTAGGCTAACCATTCGAAAAAGATATAAAACCTGTTTATACAATCATTGTCATCGTCTAACTCCTCAATAGTAACTTTTGCAGGTGGTAGGTGATGATTTGTTGATGTCAAATTCAAAACGCGTTGAGCGAGCAATACAGGAGTCTGCTTGTAACGCCCTACTTCTCAAGGTAAATCTTATGTGCTAATTTGTGTATCGTATTTATCTGTTCCAGTATTGTGTGATAGGAAGCTAATGtctaaataatgaaaacacgtAACATGCATACTATGATACACAGGTGAATCAGATTGGTACAGTAACAGAAGCGATTGAAGTAGTGAAACTGGCAAGGGATGCCCACTGGGGTGTGGTGACATCACATAGATGTGGAGAAACAGAGGACTCTTTCATTTCGGACTTATCCGTAGGTCTTGCAACAGGTGTGATCAAAGCTGGTGCTCCTTGCAGAGGAGAACGTACCATGAAGTATAACCAGGTCTGGATCTTTTTGGAGTAGCCATGTAGTACATTAGTTGCAAGATAGTAGAAAGTCCTCTTTACGAGAAAAAACTGAAAGAGACGTTTAAAATATTGGTGCAGTTGCTTCGGATTGAGGAAGAGCTTGGGGAGCAAGCTGTGTATGCTGGAGAAGACTGGAGGCAAACTCTCTAAACAAGTGAACCGTGTGATATATAACTGTGACATTTTTTTCTCGTCATGCTGGGATGCATCCGAGTCTGGTTTTCTTACTCCGACAGGTTTCTGTGGCTtgaaaataacattttgttcttttttttgtcttctgtTTGCAAGTTTGaagaacaaaacaagaagaaagttgtaaaccttttttttctcaaattgcAAAACCAGTCGAACTTGTTTTTCACCATGATCTAATCTAGCGTTGCAGTAGTAACATAGTAAATCCAGAAAACAAACTGAATCcaaacagaaaaatattttaacaaaggACTACAGTAAAGAAAACAGCATTCATCCACGAAGAGTTCCAAAGATTCTGCATCCAGAAGCCACAGACGTGTTAGGCATtagtgtcttcttcttcttcaatcttGGGAGCCAAATAGTACCGAATGTAACCCATCTCAGCCACTTTATACTCCACCACGACTGGTAATTCCGAGGACAAACTGATTGTCACGGTTTCAGACAAAGGAGTCGCCTTTGTGAAGGAGTTCATGTACCTCAAAGCGAATGAAAGCGACACAGGCTCGTTCATTTCTATCACAATTGCGTCTTCAGGCTGCAAACAGACATTAAACAAAAGGTCATTTCAACACTGTATTCAACAGATTATAGTTAAGGTTGTCAGATGGACTGTGACTGTTGTTCATACTTTGTCGACAGTTGTGTTCTGCCTGAGTACAATGTTAGCTGTCCCGATATCACCAGCTGTTGAAAACTTCACACCTTCTTTCGTCACAGAGATGACAACTACAATCAAAAACCACAACTACGTTATGAAAAAACTCCCAAAGACAAAACCACTATATCCTCTCTATGACTCCACCAACAATGCGTTTTACCTGTGTCACCAATGCTACTGAGATCTTTGCAAATCCTGGAAAATTCACCAGAAGGCATCCTCACAATAGAGTGGTACTCAGCGTCAGGGATTCCTAAATGCTCACTGTCGATATCCATCAGCTTCATCTCAAAATCTGCAATCTTGTCTTGTGCTGCACCATCCATCAACACCAATTATAAGATATTACTACACACTTTTAACATAGTctacatgtaaaaaaaaaaactttttttcctTCCTATACTCGAAACCAAACTATAGTTTTGTTCTGTAATGAAAACCATTTCCTTCCTTTCTCTAAAACAAACTATAGTTTTGTTCTGTAATGAAGAAAtctataaactatataaaaccGAAATAGCATAAAGGAGGAAACTTTACTAGGGCTCTCGAACATGAAGGTGACGGTGTCGCTTCCGTCATCGGCTTTGATGGTGATGATGTCATCATTTCCGGCGCATTTGAGCATCTTGGACATGTTTCCGAGATTCATTCCCATGGAGAGGTTCCTGTCGCACCTGTAGTGCTCGAAACCTTCGGATCTCAGGAGAAGAGACACCAGCGCCACGTGGCTGGAGTCCATGGCCTGGAGGGAGAACCCGGTGCTGGAGCAGTCGAAGTTGGCATCGTTCACCAGATCCTTGACTGATTCTAGAACCTTCTTCAGCAGAGAGCCTTGGACTAGACGAAGCTCCAACATCTTTCTCGAAGGGTTGTGTGGCTAAGGGTTTGGGTTtttagggctctgaacctttctGGGAGGACGATTGATTGGTGAAATGAGTTCGCGGGAATCGATATTAAAAGGCTTGATTTTAGGGTATTTGGTTCCCGCTGCTTCTGGTTTGGTGTTGGTGGCGATGAATAATCACCTGTGTGTGACCATATCGCTCTTTTCGTACACTACATCACTTAAGTCTTAAGCCTTTTGTTGGGTGTGAAATGGGCCAGCCCACATTCTGTCCGaatagttttcttttatatgaACAAATTAAAAGTGTTACttaatcattaattttaaagtatgttttttgtcaacaattttagattatgttttaaatctagtattattggatcttatatttataaatcatgcattagagattttaaaatatttgaaat is a genomic window containing:
- the LOC108813636 gene encoding proliferating cell nuclear antigen 2 translates to MLELRLVQGSLLKKVLESVKDLVNDANFDCSSTGFSLQAMDSSHVALVSLLLRSEGFEHYRCDRNLSMGMNLGNMSKMLKCAGNDDIITIKADDGSDTVTFMFESPTQDKIADFEMKLMDIDSEHLGIPDAEYHSIVRMPSGEFSRICKDLSSIGDTVVISVTKEGVKFSTAGDIGTANIVLRQNTTVDKPEDAIVIEMNEPVSLSFALRYMNSFTKATPLSETVTISLSSELPVVVEYKVAEMGYIRYYLAPKIEEEEDTNA